The region attatctaacaGTAAGCTACATTTAATTGGTCGAGATAAGGATTCAAgaggaaattttaaattcacaGGAATTTGAGAGAAATGACAATTAGTagttataaacattatttaaatgtttcaatgATGCAGGGTAGGGTAACATAGTAATCCGACGTTTTTCCTTCCAGCTTATTATCCCACTTGGAAGGAAAGAGATCATTTCCCTGGTGCAATTATAGCATCAATCCACGTCGGTGCAAATTAGCCCTTGCAGTGGTAAGCAATTGCAGTGGATACAGCACTTTTCCGTTCGTTATTCCGCATCTTACATGAAATCTTTCTCAATCTCATTCACATTGCACGCAACTTCTTACAGGAAAGTGACTACAAGATACTGGTAATCAATCTTTAATTACGTAATACCGGCTGTACGTCGCATAAAAAGAACTGGGTTATACGTAAACAAATAACTCGGATTGCCTTGAAGGAAATCATTGGGAGCTGATAGGCCCATTTATCGAGTACGATACTCGTAAATTGCAAACGACGAGGTCAATCGCTTCACGCCAACTGCATATGACTGTCCTTACACTTGACGGATCACGGATCCTTCCACGAAAGGACGAGCTCTCGAATTATGGACCATTGAGCAACGGGGCTCGATTTGCTCTACCGATTTCCTATTACCGTAATAGTCGGTTTCCAGTCCACCCGACTATTAATAGCGTTTGGCAGAGAAAGTATGTCTATTTTCCACACAGATGCTCGCAATAGACGAgcgattttttattagctCATTCCGCACGAAATTGAATTTAGAGTTACAAAAGTagtagaattataaaattgtacgtacttatgtatatatatgattacatTTAAGAATACTTTTATCCAATTTCGACGCCGTACGTGATAAACGCGGAAAGCACGTGCAATGTAAAGCTATTTAAGAGACTCGCTTTCATCTAGTGACTCAAACTAGTTTGTGGGTGGAGGAAGTTTTCAAtgcatttgaaaatatgcGATCAAATCGCTTTCCGCGGAAGCTTCCACACCTCTCCCGCTTCACTCTCGCGAATTTTTGGCAAGAAATGCTTTCTCGAAGAAGCGCGTTTGCGGCTTCtatctccttctttctttactTCTTTTCCAAGAATCCATCTCGAATCCGCCAGATCTGACGTTGAAATTCGGGTCGGGTCAAGTTGATCTTGTTCTCATTAATTGTAACAGTGATAACACGTAACTGATATCGTGATCTGGCAAATTCAAAGAttcgaatataaaataaatgtagaagGAGAGTCGCTTAGAAATTTGAACCGTTAATAAACATacgtaattacaatttatattaaaagagatCAACTGATTATTGCTGTGATCCAGGAAAAAAATTCCTGGAGATGAGCCGGATAAGGCGTCAGACACGCCTAAAAACATCCGCGAATATGCGCTCGCACGTCACTTCTTGTTGGGAGATTTGCAGACACGCCGTGGTAAATCGTCTAAATATTTGGCTACTGCAGACTTCATCAAAACTGCTCCGTGCAGTCGACTGCACCACATGCGTCAGTTTCGTTTCGCTCGACATTCGCTGAAAAGCGTTGATCACTGTCAAGCTTAATCTGATCTCACGTGTCCGTCGGAGTCCCTTCGAATGTCAAATCACGGTGGTATCGATGGCAAAGATAATTGCGAGTCTCTTCGCCGACCAAGTCTCTCCGTAAAGATGCAACGTAGCCTGAGAAAAATGAGCAAAGGCATCAAAAAAATTACCGGTAATGATATCCGATTTGAGCGGTACACCTAGTTTAGTTTTTGTAACGCTAGAAATCGCCAATTAATTAGCCAAATCGCTCGATTagattagataataaaaatgtaatgtgtacaattaagtaattttgtaAGTAGAATCTTAATAGTGCCTTTTTAGTGACAAAACTAATGATAaacatctattttttaaaataattttttaaaaataatttcatgatAGCTGTTAAATGTGTAAATAAtcagtttaattaaatgattgtatgacaattattaatttctttattgaaaattttgaagtataagaaggaaaagagaacAAAAAGTTAAAGtgaataatttgcaattttccaATAATAACGCACATTTggcattaattataaaaaaaaaatcctctGAAGTGTaccattaatttaatttttgttacaattataGTGTTTATTCTTggaatataattgtaaaaaatttccagTTCTAGAATTAAAAGCttgaaattttcaagattatttcGAGTGAATAAAAAATCAGCATGAATATCACTGTCTAACTTGAACACGTTTTCGTAGAAATCATCCAGGAGGATGATAAACATTCATCATACATCTTCCCCGAGCAACTGTCCGCCTTGACCAGTCGCACCGGGTTTTCGAAGGATGAAATTCGTAAACTGTATCGCGCCTTCAAGCAGCTGTGCCCCAGAGGATGCGCGACGTCCGGCGACTTGAAACCCGCATACGCCAAACTGTTTCCGCTTGGCGATCCGGCTAGATACGCGCAGATCGTGTTCAACAGCTTCGACCGAGACGGCGACGGCATCGTCAGCTTCAGCGATCTTCTCGGTGCCATGACATTGATCATCAATGGCAATGTGGACCAAAAGCTTTCCTGGATATTCGGGTGAGAGTTTATCTCATCCTCGATGTTTCTATTAATATAGTGATTTCGTGATAATgaatttagagaaaattgtAGACGGTATTTTATGAGGAGGTTTAATTATAGAGGAATTAGAAAACAatgttctatatattttttcgaattaGAATCAATGGAATTTTAAGACTAGACTCTttgatcgattttttttaagtcgattcatTCTCTTCGCTGAATTATAATGATCACGAACATGGCCAAGATGACGAatgtaatacacaaaatacacAAATCCTTTATTGCCTGTCAGGTTCTACGATCTGAATGGGGATGGTTGTATCACGAGACATGAAATGTTGGTCATAGTATCCGCGATTTACGAGATGGTGCAGAATACGCGGACTATCCAGTCCGTGGTTAACAAACAGGTGGACAGGTTCTTTGAAAAGATGGATACGAACAGAGACGGCTTGATCTCAAGGGACGAGTTCATGAGCGGTTGTAAAAATGTACGGAAATATCCCACTACGTAAGAATAACATTATTCGCATTTAACACTAGAAGGACCTTGTTCAATGAAATCTCTTATCGGGCTTTTCTTCAACAGAAAAgctacaaatatttttaaaatcgatatcgataaatgttaaaaattaatttatagctGTCTTGTTATTAAACCTCCTAGTGTTAAAATTCAGCACAGTAAGATCTACTTTAATGgcagtaaatatatataaagatgtaTGTGTACCCAGAGACttcattaattctatttttttacaggaTGCTTTTATATACAGCcagttgtttttatttaacaatatctgGTGATGGGATGAAAGTGACCTTAAgagattaatgaaaataatttatacatgaaactattaaaatatttataaaagttcaccctttttcctctttcaaTCTTATGAAgagtacatataatatatatcacattATTTCCCCCAGTTTCCTTATAATACAAGATTTTGCATTTACGTTATGCCAACAGTTTGATatcatcttaaataatttatacatgcTCAGAACAATCTTTTTTGTAGGATGTAAAATACGCAGGCGAGGAAAAAGGCAAATGCCAATGCGAGCAGCGCTTTATCGGTGACCTCCCGTCTACCGTATTTACCTAACAGCTTCCCTGAGTGCGCTATAGCTTGTTGTTGATGCTCCAACTCGTCCTTGGTGCCGCCGACCTTGTCCGAAGATGTCACTGAAACAATAACCGATCCGTAGAATTGCGGCACTTGCTATTCAACGAAATAGAATACTTACACAGACTGTCCAGCGTGTCGGCGCTTCTTTGAGTCGTTTCGGCCAGATGCCTGGAGATACTGAGAAGCTTGTCCGTCACTTGGCTGGACGCGTTCGTCAAGCTCTGCTTGTCGTGCCGTCTACGGAGAGCGTTTTGCCGCTCCTCCGGCATGGAGAACAGATTCTCCCTCGCCAGTTTGTCGATGACACACGCGCTGACAACGTTGGCCTTGCGGAAGGCCGCCAACGAAGTGTTCAACTGCTCCTTGTAACTGTCCACGTCCGACAGCAGCTCGGCCCTTTTCTTTCCATTCGTCTCGGTTTCGGCGATGGATTTCAG is a window of Temnothorax longispinosus isolate EJ_2023e chromosome 1, Tlon_JGU_v1, whole genome shotgun sequence DNA encoding:
- the LOC139821993 gene encoding neuronal calcium sensor 1-like; the encoded protein is MSNHGGIDGKDNCESLRRPSLSVKMQRSLRKMSKGIKKITEIIQEDDKHSSYIFPEQLSALTSRTGFSKDEIRKLYRAFKQLCPRGCATSGDLKPAYAKLFPLGDPARYAQIVFNSFDRDGDGIVSFSDLLGAMTLIINGNVDQKLSWIFGFYDLNGDGCITRHEMLVIVSAIYEMVQNTRTIQSVVNKQVDRFFEKMDTNRDGLISRDEFMSGCKNDAFIYSQLFLFNNIW
- the Sec20 gene encoding vesicle transport protein SEC20, which codes for MDPNSYAVELTRQDIVKYQLQVNALIQDIQQCSGPLEMLDELNAEGRAKIAVLKSSIEHLKSIAETETNGKKRAELLSDVDSYKEQLNTSLAAFRKANVVSACVIDKLARENLFSMPEERQNALRRRHDKQSLTNASSQVTDKLLSISRHLAETTQRSADTLDSLLTSSDKVGGTKDELEHQQQAIAHSGKLLGKYGRREVTDKALLALAFAFFLACVFYILQKRLF